In Paenibacillus sonchi, the genomic stretch CCATGTTCACGCCTTCTACCAGGACGCGGTTTTCACGAGGATAAGCAGCGATGACACGGCCTTTTTTACCTTTGTCTTTCCCGCTGATCACAAGCACCACATCATCTTTTTTCACGTGCAGTTTATTGTTATGGGATTCCAGAACTTTTTTCACTCTAGGCATTTATTACACCTCCTATGACGCTTTTTGGGACATTTCCTTTAGATTACTTCCGGTGCCAAGGAAACGATCTTCATGTAGTCTTTATCGCGAAGTTCGCGAGCAACTGGTCCGAAGATACGTGTTCCGCGCGGGCTTCTGTCGTCTTTAACAACAACAGCTGCGTTTTCATCGAATGAAATGTAAGATCCATCTTTACGGCGAACCGAACGTTTGGTACGTACAACTACCGCTTTAACAACATCACCCTTTTTGACAACGCCGCCTGGTGTTGCTTGTTTAACGGAACAAACGATCAGATCACCGATTGCTGCTGTACGGCGTCCAGTACCACCCAGTACGCGGATACACATCAGTTCCTTCGCACCAGAGTTGTCAGCCACATGCAAACGTGTAAATGGTTGAATCATTATTAATTTCCTCCTTCCGATCAAGCTTCATAGGTCGTCTTAGATGATAACCGCTGCTTCTACCACTTCAACCAGTCTCCAGCGTTTGTCCTTAGACAATGGACGAGTTTCCATGACTTTCACGATATCACCGATTTTTGCAACATTTTCTTCATCATGTGCCTTGAATTTCTTCGTGGACTTGATGCGTTTGTGGTACAAATTGTGCTTTTTATAGGTTTCAACAGCAATTACGATGGTTTTATCCATTTTGTCGCTGACTACTTTACCGATCAGCACTTTACGTGCATTACGTTCTTCGCTCATAGTTAGCCTCCTTCCTGATTACGGATTAAGAATCCGCCGTCACTTAACTGATCCCAAGTACTCTTTGATGGATAACGGTTTTAGCACGAGCTATTTCCTTGCGCACATCACGAATCCGAGTCGGGTTATCCAGTTGGCCAGTTGCCAATTGAAAACGGAGATTGAAGAGTTCTTCTTTAAAGCCAGCGATCTTCTGTTCAATCTCGGCAGTGGTTAAGTTGCGAAGTTCATTAGCTTTCATTTGCTTCACCACCCAATTCTTCACGTTTCACAAACTTAGTCTTTACAGGCAGCTTGTGAGCGGCAAGACGCATCGCTTCACGAGCGATTTCTTCCGACACGCCTCCGAGTTCGAACATAATCTTGCCCGGTTTAACTACAGCTACCCATTTCTCAACGTTACCTTTACCACTACCCATACGAACCTCAAGAGGCTTCTGAGTAATAGGCTTATCTGGGAAAATCTTGATCCAAACCTGACCGCCACGTTTGATGTAACGTGTCATTGCGATACGTGCAGCTTCAATCTGACGGTTAGTAATCCAAGAAGGCTCCAGAGCCTGCAGACCGAATTCACCGAAGTTAAGTTCAGTACCGCCTTTTGCCATACCCTTCATGTGACCGCGTTGTTGCTTGCGGTGTTTAACGCGTTTTGGTACCAACATGATTAGTTGCCTCCTTCCTGAGCAGCTTGTTTCTTAGCTGGGGAAGAACTTCTCCACGGTAGATCCATACTTTTACACCGATACGGCCGTAAGTTGTATGTGCTTCAGCCGTTCCGTAGTCGATATCGGCACGAAGCGTATGAAGTGGAACTGTTCCTTCGCTATAACCTTCTGAACGGGCAATCTCAGCGCCGCCAAGACGTCCGCCAACTTGAGTTTTAATTCCCTTTGCGCCGGAACGCATAGTTCTTTGAATTGCTTGTTTCAGTGCACGACGGAACGATACGCGACGTTCCAATTGTTGTGCAATACTTTCAGCAACCAGAATTGCATCCAGTTCAGGGTGTTTGATTTCATTGATGTTGATGTGCACTTTTTTGCCGCCAGCGATAGTTGTAACTGCGCTGCGAAGTACTTCTACTTCTGCTCCGCCTTTACCAATTACCATACCTGGTTTAGCAGTGTGAATTGTAACATTCACCCGGCTTGCCGCTCTTTCAATCTCGATGCGGGAAACAGAGGAATCCTTCAACTTACCTTTAAGGTATTCCCGGATTTTGACGTCTTCCATTAAAAGAGTACCGAAATCTTTGCCTGCATACCATTTAGATTCCCAATCGCGAATAATACCGATTCGGAGTCCGACTGGATTTACCTTTTGACCCACGTGTTATCCCTCCTTATTTCTCAGATACCACCAAAGTAATGTGGCTGGTACGTTTATTGATCCGGCTTGCACGGCCCATGGCGCGTGGACGGAAACGTTTCATAGTAGGACCCTGGTTAACGAAAACTTCGCTAACGAACAAACTGTTCACGTCCATAGAATAGTTATGCTCAGCATTGGCAATTGCCGAGTTAAGCAGTTTCTCCACTACCGGAGAAGCGGATTTTGGAGTGTGGCGAAGAATTGCAATTGCTTCCCCCACTTGCTTGCCGCGAATCAAGTCAACAACCAGTTTCGCTTTGCGAGCGGAAATCCGCACCGATCTTGCATGTGCTTTTGCTTCCATTGTTGTCCCTCCTCTCAAACGAAGACCTTAATTATCTTCTGGTTTTCTTATCGTCACCCGCATGGCCTTTGTAAGTACGTGTTGGCGCGAACTCGCCCAACTTGTGCCCTACCATATCTTCCGTTACGTATACAGGCACGTGTTTGCGGCCGTCATATACACCAAACGTATGTCCGATAAACTGAGGGAAAATAGTTGAGCGACGGGACCAGGTTTTAACAACGACCTTCTTATCTGC encodes the following:
- the rplN gene encoding 50S ribosomal protein L14, encoding MIQPFTRLHVADNSGAKELMCIRVLGGTGRRTAAIGDLIVCSVKQATPGGVVKKGDVVKAVVVRTKRSVRRKDGSYISFDENAAVVVKDDRSPRGTRIFGPVARELRDKDYMKIVSLAPEVI
- the rpsQ gene encoding 30S ribosomal protein S17: MSEERNARKVLIGKVVSDKMDKTIVIAVETYKKHNLYHKRIKSTKKFKAHDEENVAKIGDIVKVMETRPLSKDKRWRLVEVVEAAVII
- the rpmC gene encoding 50S ribosomal protein L29, giving the protein MKANELRNLTTAEIEQKIAGFKEELFNLRFQLATGQLDNPTRIRDVRKEIARAKTVIHQRVLGIS
- the rplP gene encoding 50S ribosomal protein L16, translated to MLVPKRVKHRKQQRGHMKGMAKGGTELNFGEFGLQALEPSWITNRQIEAARIAMTRYIKRGGQVWIKIFPDKPITQKPLEVRMGSGKGNVEKWVAVVKPGKIMFELGGVSEEIAREAMRLAAHKLPVKTKFVKREELGGEANES
- the rplV gene encoding 50S ribosomal protein L22; this encodes MEAKAHARSVRISARKAKLVVDLIRGKQVGEAIAILRHTPKSASPVVEKLLNSAIANAEHNYSMDVNSLFVSEVFVNQGPTMKRFRPRAMGRASRINKRTSHITLVVSEK
- the rpsS gene encoding 30S ribosomal protein S19, with product MGRSLKKGPFIDGYLLKKVEELNAADKKVVVKTWSRRSTIFPQFIGHTFGVYDGRKHVPVYVTEDMVGHKLGEFAPTRTYKGHAGDDKKTRR